One Clarias gariepinus isolate MV-2021 ecotype Netherlands chromosome 18, CGAR_prim_01v2, whole genome shotgun sequence genomic window carries:
- the LOC128506985 gene encoding CMRF35-like molecule 1 has translation MEMVLIFTFSLILAGTDAVTTVTGYRGRSVQVKCPYTSRYEDYNKYLCRGKCPTWDLKDVPVQSGSPVKDPRFSLYDDTTAKVFTVTITDLRPEDGGTYWCGIDKTGRDIYTEILLLVKMDVLTTTTVSYTTHSTLTHSMSTSVHAERTHSSSGSETETHTEPP, from the exons ATGGAGATGGTCCTCATCTTCACCTTCTCTCTAATTCTAG CTGGTACTGATGCTGTAACTACAGTAACTGGATACAGAGGACGATCAGTTCAGGTTAAATGTCCCTACACATCTCGATATGAAGATTACAACAAGTATCTCTGCAGAGGTAAATGCCCCACCTGGGACCTTAAAGACGTTCCTGTTCAGTCTGGATCTCCTGTTAAAGACCCCAGATTCTCTCTGTATGACGACACAACTGCCAAAGTCTTCACCGTCACCATCACTGATCTGAGACCAGAGGACGGAGGAACTTACTGGTGTGGGATAGATAAGACAGGGCGTGATATTTACACAGAGATTCTACTGCTGGTTAAAATGG ATGTTCTTACCACGACTACTGTCTCATACACCACACACTCCACTTTAACACACTCCATGAGTACATCAGTGCATGCTGAGAGAACACACTCATCATCAG GCTCTgaaacagagacacacacagag cctcCCTGA